In Sander lucioperca isolate FBNREF2018 chromosome 12, SLUC_FBN_1.2, whole genome shotgun sequence, one DNA window encodes the following:
- the LOC116043752 gene encoding N-acetyltransferase 8 → MAQKNDFQFSIREYRPSDEHVVMSLFRDGILEHVYPAFFKAMSHPDHVGVALSLSMAGYVLGGSSYFQALLFGSAWAGLLYYCCHEIYEGYMTRRLSTDMADIQANYLGNPDSSFWVAEADANGQSKVVGMVAVTGKRRGEKGERFDDWNGGAMGDGSEFAQDAGDGSYGEMSHAVVVFPWRRRNLGSQLTLKALDFCKERGYARLILDVSSPQTAAISLYQKFGFVQTECHRNTHANRWFSKLARINVVRMEKFI, encoded by the exons ATGGCCCAGAAAAATGACT TTCAATTCTCCATCAGGGAATATAGACCCTCCGACGAGCATGTGGTCATGTCCCTCTTTCGCGACGGGATACTTGAACATGTATACCCGGCTTTCTTCAAGGCCATGAGCCACCCAGACCATGTTGGCGTCGCTCTGAGCCTTTCCATGGCTGGGTATGTGCTCGGAGGCAGCTCCTACTTCCAAGCGTTACTCTTTGGAAGTGCGTGGGCTGGGCTCCTTTATTACTGCTGCCACGAGATCTACGAAGGCTACATGACCAGGAGGCTGAGCACAGACATGGCCGACATTCAAGCCAACTACCTGGGAAACCCAGACAGCAGTTTCTGGGTGGCAGAGGCAGACGCCAACGGCCAGTCCAAGGTGGTGGGGATGGTGGCAGTGACGGGGAAACGGAGAGGGGAGAAAGGTGAGAGGTTTGACGACTGGAACGGAGGAGCGATGGGAGACGGCTCCGAGTTCGCCCAAGATGCCGGGGATGGGAGTTACGGCGAGATGTCCCACGCGGTTGTGGTGTTCCCATGGCGCCGCCGAAACCTGGGTTCACAGTTGACTTTGAAGGCCCTTGATTTCTGCAAAGAGCGAGGATACGCCCGCCTCATTCTGGACGTCAGCTCGCCACAGACGGCAGCCATCTCCCTCTACCAAAAATTTGGTTTTGTTCAGACCGAATGCCACCGTAACACACACGCCAACCGCTGGTTCTCCAAACTAGCCAGAATAAATGTGGTGCGAATGGAGAAGTTCATTTAA